In Brucella melitensis bv. 1 str. 16M, a genomic segment contains:
- a CDS encoding ABC transporter permease — protein sequence MTEVATDKGRAAKTSRDWDLRAVAPFVALLLLLILGTIANPNFISIDNLLNVATRSAFIAIIALGATYVISSGGLDLSVGAMVAFVASIMILFMNSGMIADPVLMLIAAVMLALVVGAACGLLNGIITTVGGIEPFIATLGTMGIYRGLTTWLSQGGAITLRNPEIQSLYRPAYFGSVLGVPVPVIVIFVTAALAAFVLYRTRYGRHIIAVGSNEDVARYSGISVKKVRTIAFVIQGLCVAVAVLLYVPRLGSTSATTGLMWELQAITAVVVGGTALRGGVGRIWGTICGAFILEIIGNIMLLSSFVSEYLLGAIQGAIIIIAMLVQRSLSRR from the coding sequence ATGACAGAGGTTGCGACGGATAAGGGCAGGGCGGCGAAGACATCCAGGGATTGGGATCTGAGGGCGGTTGCACCCTTTGTTGCGTTGCTGCTGCTGCTTATTCTAGGCACGATCGCCAATCCGAATTTTATCAGCATCGACAATCTGCTGAATGTTGCAACGCGCAGCGCCTTCATTGCCATCATTGCACTTGGCGCTACCTATGTAATCTCATCGGGCGGGCTGGACTTGTCGGTGGGAGCGATGGTGGCTTTCGTTGCCAGCATCATGATCTTGTTCATGAATAGCGGAATGATTGCCGATCCGGTGCTTATGCTCATCGCAGCCGTCATGCTGGCGCTTGTCGTCGGCGCGGCTTGCGGCCTACTGAACGGTATCATAACGACCGTGGGGGGCATAGAACCCTTCATTGCCACGCTGGGCACCATGGGCATTTATCGCGGCCTTACCACATGGTTGTCGCAGGGCGGCGCGATCACGTTGCGCAACCCGGAAATCCAGTCGCTTTATCGCCCAGCCTATTTCGGCTCGGTGCTGGGCGTGCCGGTGCCGGTAATCGTTATTTTTGTGACGGCGGCGCTCGCGGCATTTGTGCTCTATCGTACACGCTATGGCCGCCATATCATCGCTGTCGGCTCGAATGAGGACGTGGCGCGCTATTCCGGCATTTCGGTGAAGAAGGTGCGCACCATCGCCTTTGTCATCCAGGGGCTCTGCGTCGCTGTGGCTGTGCTTCTTTATGTGCCGCGCCTGGGCTCTACCTCGGCCACGACCGGCCTGATGTGGGAACTGCAGGCGATTACTGCCGTTGTTGTCGGCGGCACAGCTTTACGTGGCGGCGTGGGGCGCATCTGGGGTACGATCTGCGGCGCCTTCATTCTGGAAATTATCGGCAATATCATGCTGCTGTCGAGCTTTGTCAGCGAATATCTGCTCGGTGCAATTCAGGGCGCAATCATAATTATCGCTATGCTGGTGCAGCGTTCGCTGTCCAGAAGATAG
- a CDS encoding substrate-binding domain-containing protein, producing the protein MRRNLMKLAFAALTAGALAFAGAASAQDKKVTIGVSIPAADHGWTAGVVYHAERVAKLLMEEHPGLNVIVKTSPDAASQANALQDLAVQGLDGLVVLPTDPDPLVNAIKEIKDKGTFVALVDRAPSNNDNTIRDLYVAGNKPALGQVAGEYIKATTPDAQVVVIRGLPIPIDQQRQDGFDKGIEGSNVKVLDRQYGNWNRDDAFRVMQDFLTKYPKIDVVWAQDDDMLVGVLEAIKQSNRSDIQYVVGGAGSKDMIKRVMDGDKLVPVDVLYPPAMVSTAMELAAGHFYDQIPVSGDYILDATLVTEDNAKDFYFPDSPF; encoded by the coding sequence ATGCGAAGGAATTTGATGAAGCTTGCTTTCGCTGCATTGACGGCGGGCGCGCTGGCTTTTGCCGGTGCAGCAAGCGCACAGGATAAGAAAGTGACGATCGGCGTGTCGATCCCGGCTGCCGACCATGGCTGGACGGCAGGCGTCGTCTATCACGCCGAGCGTGTGGCGAAGCTTCTGATGGAGGAGCATCCGGGCCTCAACGTCATCGTCAAGACGTCGCCCGATGCCGCATCGCAGGCCAATGCTTTGCAGGATCTGGCAGTGCAAGGGTTGGATGGCCTCGTTGTCCTGCCGACTGATCCCGATCCGCTGGTCAACGCCATCAAGGAGATCAAGGACAAGGGGACCTTCGTCGCTCTGGTAGACCGCGCGCCGAGCAACAACGACAATACCATCCGCGATCTTTACGTGGCTGGTAACAAGCCCGCACTGGGGCAGGTGGCCGGTGAATATATCAAGGCCACGACCCCGGATGCACAGGTCGTCGTCATTCGCGGCCTGCCAATCCCGATCGATCAGCAGCGCCAGGACGGTTTCGATAAGGGTATCGAGGGCTCCAATGTCAAGGTGCTTGACCGCCAATATGGTAACTGGAACCGCGACGATGCCTTCCGCGTGATGCAGGACTTCCTGACCAAATATCCGAAGATTGATGTGGTCTGGGCGCAGGATGACGACATGCTGGTTGGCGTTCTCGAAGCTATCAAGCAGTCCAATCGCTCCGACATTCAATATGTCGTGGGCGGCGCCGGGTCCAAGGATATGATTAAGCGCGTCATGGATGGCGACAAGCTTGTGCCGGTTGATGTGCTTTATCCGCCAGCGATGGTTTCAACCGCAATGGAACTCGCCGCCGGTCATTTCTATGACCAGATTCCGGTCAGCGGCGACTATATCCTCGACGCAACGCTCGTCACCGAGGATAATGCCAAAGATTTCTATTTCCCAGATTCTCCATTCTGA
- a CDS encoding AGE family epimerase/isomerase has protein sequence MNDVIRKLQVEVERLSSWLHNDALPLWLSAGVDAPNSGFFERIGQDGVATDADNRRSRVHPRQIYCFAKAGAMGWQGEWKQTVEAGIEYYDRVYRREDGFYGSLAGQSGKMIDHTFDLYNQAFSVFAAAQIAVSIPDRFDEMRQRALGLMNTLVADYHHPLGGFEEANPPKLPLCSNPHMHLFEAMLAWETVDPETQFWSTYADEIANLALTKFIDGKTGALREFFDHDWKPYPGDKGRVVEPGHQFEWSWLMGQWADRRQNGDGMMAAKRLFQIAVDRGVCEQRKVAIMSLYDDFSVHDSLARLWPQTEWIKSALLFASLSKDEERVYYLQSALRAIDALRPFLETPIKGLWYDKWPEGGTLIDEPAPASTFYHILCACYEAEKTISEL, from the coding sequence ATGAATGATGTGATACGTAAACTTCAGGTGGAAGTGGAGCGCTTATCGTCGTGGCTCCACAACGACGCTTTGCCTCTTTGGTTGTCAGCCGGTGTGGATGCGCCGAATAGCGGTTTCTTTGAACGTATTGGACAGGACGGCGTCGCAACGGATGCGGATAATCGTCGTTCTCGCGTGCATCCGAGACAGATCTACTGTTTCGCCAAGGCTGGCGCCATGGGCTGGCAAGGCGAATGGAAGCAGACGGTTGAAGCCGGAATAGAATATTATGATCGCGTCTATCGGCGAGAAGATGGTTTCTATGGCAGTCTTGCCGGTCAAAGTGGCAAGATGATTGATCACACGTTTGATCTCTACAATCAGGCTTTTTCCGTTTTTGCGGCCGCCCAGATCGCGGTTTCCATACCGGATCGGTTTGATGAAATGCGTCAGCGAGCGCTTGGTTTGATGAATACGCTCGTGGCAGATTATCACCACCCTCTCGGTGGATTTGAGGAAGCCAACCCGCCAAAGCTTCCCTTGTGTTCAAATCCGCACATGCATTTGTTTGAAGCAATGCTTGCCTGGGAGACTGTCGATCCAGAAACCCAGTTCTGGTCCACATATGCCGATGAGATCGCAAATCTTGCCTTAACGAAATTCATCGATGGCAAGACCGGTGCGTTGCGTGAATTCTTCGATCACGATTGGAAACCTTATCCGGGTGACAAGGGGAGGGTGGTCGAACCAGGACATCAATTCGAATGGTCCTGGCTGATGGGCCAATGGGCGGACCGACGGCAGAATGGCGATGGCATGATGGCCGCCAAGCGTCTATTCCAGATTGCAGTGGATCGTGGTGTATGCGAGCAGCGCAAAGTTGCCATCATGAGCTTGTATGATGATTTTTCGGTTCACGACAGTCTGGCCCGTCTCTGGCCGCAAACTGAATGGATAAAGTCGGCTCTGTTATTTGCTTCTTTGAGCAAGGACGAAGAGCGAGTTTACTATCTGCAATCCGCATTGCGTGCCATTGACGCCCTACGGCCATTTCTTGAAACGCCAATCAAAGGCTTATGGTACGACAAGTGGCCGGAAGGTGGTACGCTTATCGATGAGCCCGCGCCGGCATCGACCTTTTATCATATTCTCTGTGCCTGTTATGAAGCAGAGAAAACAATATCAGAGCTTTAG
- a CDS encoding sugar phosphate isomerase/epimerase family protein gives MKTIKGPGIFLGQFASDEVPFNTWDGITRWAAEKGYAGVQVPTWASQLIDLKKASESRDYCDEFAGVARENGVEVTELSTHLQGQLVAVHPAYDEAFDGFAVPEVRGNPQARQQWAVEQVKMAIRASRNLGIGAHATFSGALAWPFVYPWPQRPAGLVETAFDELARRWMPILDHADEHGVDICYEIHPGEDLHDGVTFEMFLERVKNHKRANMLYDPSHYVLQCLDYLDNIDIYKDRIKMFHVKDAEFNPTGRQGVYGGYQGWVNRAGRFRSLGDGQVDFGAVFSKMAANDFDGWAVVEWECALKHPEDGAREGAEFVRAHIIRVTDKAFDDFASGGTDEAANRRMLGL, from the coding sequence ATGAAGACGATCAAGGGGCCGGGGATTTTTCTCGGGCAGTTTGCAAGTGATGAGGTGCCGTTCAATACATGGGATGGCATCACCAGATGGGCCGCAGAAAAAGGATATGCCGGTGTGCAGGTTCCCACATGGGCAAGCCAGCTGATCGATCTGAAAAAGGCCTCGGAATCCAGGGATTATTGTGACGAATTTGCCGGTGTCGCGCGGGAAAACGGTGTCGAGGTGACGGAGCTTTCGACCCATTTGCAAGGCCAGCTTGTTGCGGTGCACCCGGCCTATGATGAAGCTTTCGACGGTTTCGCCGTGCCGGAAGTGCGCGGCAATCCACAAGCACGCCAGCAATGGGCGGTTGAGCAGGTGAAAATGGCCATCCGCGCCTCGCGCAATCTCGGCATCGGTGCACACGCGACCTTTTCCGGTGCGCTGGCCTGGCCGTTTGTCTACCCATGGCCGCAGCGCCCGGCGGGTTTGGTGGAAACAGCCTTTGATGAACTTGCCCGCCGCTGGATGCCGATCCTCGATCATGCCGATGAGCATGGCGTCGATATCTGCTATGAAATCCATCCCGGCGAAGACCTGCACGACGGCGTGACTTTTGAGATGTTTCTGGAGCGCGTGAAAAACCACAAGCGCGCCAACATGCTCTACGATCCATCCCATTACGTGCTGCAATGCCTCGATTATCTCGACAATATCGATATCTATAAGGACCGCATCAAGATGTTCCACGTCAAGGATGCGGAGTTTAATCCGACTGGGCGGCAGGGCGTCTATGGCGGCTATCAGGGCTGGGTCAACCGCGCCGGCCGTTTCCGTTCGCTGGGCGACGGGCAGGTTGATTTCGGCGCGGTGTTCTCCAAGATGGCCGCAAACGATTTCGACGGCTGGGCCGTGGTCGAATGGGAATGCGCGTTGAAGCACCCGGAGGACGGCGCGCGCGAAGGCGCTGAATTTGTAAGGGCGCATATCATCCGCGTGACTGACAAAGCGTTCGATGATTTCGCCTCCGGCGGCACGGATGAAGCTGCCAACAGACGTATGCTGGGACTATGA
- a CDS encoding phosphomannomutase, translating into MPVAFGTSGLRGESVDFTDNVCMVYVSAFLQHLSHNFSYETVYVGADLRESSPKITISCYRAIELTGRRAIWAGNVPTPALAAYAMAPNAPAIMITGSHIPEAYNGIKFYRPDGEFLKDDEAPVRDFAEELLSKVVDGQRSVNLPAPLADVAEEYVSRSIGAFGRDTLAGMKIGIDLHSAVGRDILVRIFKGLGAEVYPFRRTENFVAVDTEALDPADISRARTFIAEHGLDAVVSTDGDGDRPLVIDDQGRQVNGDTLGILTARYLRAKTVVTPLSTTSALEESGWFENIHRTRIGSPYVVVEMARAVAHPVVGFEANGGFLLGDDVALKTGLLRRLPTRDAVLPAVAVLAQAKDQGMRLSEMVATLPSRFMKADRVKEVPGDRAAPFLHAIETSQSFRSNFSSLIAEPEAISTVDGVRMAFANGDTVHFRQSGNAPEMRIYRNGFRGEN; encoded by the coding sequence ATGCCTGTTGCCTTTGGAACTTCTGGCTTGAGGGGAGAGTCCGTCGATTTCACGGACAATGTTTGTATGGTGTATGTTAGCGCTTTCTTACAGCATCTTTCTCATAATTTTTCATATGAAACAGTTTACGTTGGAGCCGACCTTCGGGAGTCTAGCCCTAAAATAACCATATCATGTTATAGAGCTATTGAACTGACGGGAAGGAGAGCGATTTGGGCTGGAAATGTTCCGACGCCGGCGCTCGCGGCTTATGCAATGGCTCCCAATGCACCTGCCATCATGATAACGGGAAGCCATATCCCAGAGGCCTACAATGGCATTAAATTCTATCGGCCTGACGGAGAATTTCTGAAGGACGATGAAGCACCCGTACGTGATTTTGCCGAAGAATTATTGAGTAAGGTTGTTGACGGGCAACGGTCCGTCAATTTGCCTGCGCCCTTGGCTGATGTTGCAGAAGAATATGTGAGCCGTTCCATCGGCGCTTTTGGCCGGGACACACTGGCTGGAATGAAAATCGGAATTGATCTTCATTCCGCTGTTGGGCGAGATATTCTTGTACGTATATTTAAAGGACTTGGAGCGGAGGTTTATCCATTCCGTAGAACGGAAAATTTCGTTGCCGTTGATACAGAAGCGCTTGATCCAGCGGATATATCTCGGGCGCGCACATTTATCGCCGAACATGGGCTCGATGCAGTAGTGTCGACAGATGGAGACGGTGATAGGCCTCTGGTCATTGACGATCAGGGAAGACAGGTAAATGGCGATACACTGGGTATTCTGACGGCTCGATATCTCCGTGCGAAAACAGTCGTGACGCCGCTCAGTACGACGAGCGCACTAGAGGAGAGTGGCTGGTTCGAGAATATCCACAGAACACGAATTGGGTCGCCCTATGTTGTGGTCGAAATGGCGCGTGCGGTGGCGCATCCAGTTGTTGGTTTCGAGGCGAATGGCGGCTTTCTACTCGGCGACGATGTGGCGTTGAAGACTGGTTTATTGCGCCGCCTCCCAACGCGGGATGCAGTTTTGCCAGCAGTGGCTGTTCTTGCGCAGGCGAAAGACCAGGGTATGCGATTGAGTGAGATGGTCGCTACACTTCCTTCTCGTTTCATGAAAGCCGATAGGGTTAAGGAAGTTCCCGGAGACCGCGCAGCTCCATTTTTGCACGCTATAGAAACGTCACAATCATTTCGTTCTAATTTCTCCTCGTTGATTGCCGAACCGGAAGCAATCTCGACTGTCGACGGCGTGCGAATGGCGTTTGCGAATGGCGATACGGTTCATTTCCGACAATCAGGCAATGCTCCGGAAATGCGGATCTATAGAAACGGATTCCGCGGAGAAAACTGA
- a CDS encoding glycosyltransferase family 4 protein, with the protein MRVLHFFKTYWPDTFGGIERTIHAIAKGVAEHGIASDVLSLSAKPEENTRNFDGHMAYKAKLDLEFASTGLSRDVFSRFRELSSQADVIHYHFPWPMSDIVQIGVRPDKPTIVTYHSDIVKQKLLLQFYRPLMNRFLGSVDRIVATSPNYLATSDVLQRFSDKTTVIPLGLDESDYSAADATTKARWRERFPRPFFLFVGVLRYYKGLRTLLAAARTSDIDIVIVGDGPMKPQLIAYANEHNLSHVHFAGALPDTDKTALLELSAGLIFPSHLRSEAFGLSLVEASMFGKPMISCEIGTGTSYVNLNGQTGIVVPPQNPEALSAAMRSIAHDTEQAKVFGMNARARYIEHFTADKMALEYAKNYTSLMQ; encoded by the coding sequence ATGCGAGTTCTTCATTTTTTTAAGACCTATTGGCCAGATACATTTGGCGGCATTGAGCGAACCATTCATGCGATCGCAAAAGGTGTGGCCGAACACGGTATCGCGTCGGACGTGTTATCCTTGAGTGCAAAGCCGGAAGAAAATACCCGAAATTTTGATGGTCACATGGCATATAAGGCCAAGCTCGACCTCGAATTTGCATCAACAGGATTGTCGCGCGATGTGTTTTCCCGGTTTCGGGAGTTGAGCAGCCAAGCTGATGTCATTCATTATCATTTCCCCTGGCCCATGAGCGATATCGTGCAGATCGGTGTGCGCCCGGATAAGCCGACTATCGTGACCTATCATTCGGATATCGTTAAGCAGAAACTACTTCTTCAGTTCTATCGCCCCTTGATGAACCGCTTTCTCGGCAGCGTTGACCGGATCGTTGCCACCTCTCCGAATTATCTTGCGACAAGCGATGTCCTGCAGCGGTTCAGCGATAAAACGACAGTCATTCCACTTGGCTTGGACGAGTCTGATTATTCTGCTGCCGACGCCACAACCAAGGCGCGCTGGCGCGAGCGGTTTCCGCGCCCTTTCTTTCTCTTCGTCGGCGTGCTGCGTTATTATAAAGGGCTAAGAACGCTACTGGCCGCAGCAAGAACTTCCGATATTGATATTGTCATTGTCGGGGATGGGCCTATGAAACCTCAGCTCATCGCGTATGCGAATGAGCATAATCTGTCGCACGTTCATTTCGCCGGCGCGTTGCCGGATACGGACAAAACTGCGCTTCTGGAGTTGAGTGCTGGGCTGATTTTTCCGTCGCATCTGCGCTCGGAAGCGTTTGGGCTATCGCTGGTGGAGGCCTCTATGTTTGGAAAGCCGATGATCTCGTGTGAGATCGGTACCGGCACGAGTTATGTCAATCTGAATGGGCAAACGGGAATCGTGGTGCCGCCTCAGAACCCGGAAGCGCTCTCAGCTGCAATGCGAAGCATTGCACACGATACGGAGCAGGCCAAAGTTTTTGGAATGAACGCACGGGCGCGATATATAGAGCATTTCACTGCTGATAAAATGGCGTTAGAATATGCGAAAAATTATACGTCGCTGATGCAGTGA
- a CDS encoding IS5 family transposase (programmed frameshift), whose amino-acid sequence MSDLLLLSQAQVCRIKPYFPLSHGVPRVDDRLILSGIIFVLRTGLRWRDAPREYGPHTTIYNRFIRWSRLGVFNRILAELAAKRGKPDQLMIDATHLKAHRTAASLLKKGMFPRRIGGTKGGLNSKLHAVCDGHGRPLILLLSEGQMSDYKGAAKMLHAFPKAKDLLADKGYDADWFRDALAERKITACIPSRANRKDVIPYDPVLYKRRHKIENMFGRLKDWRRIHTRYDRCAHTFFSSICIAAAVTVLQINSDFNVLKNVSTIALS is encoded by the exons ATGAGTGATTTGCTGTTGCTGTCGCAGGCACAGGTGTGCCGGATCAAGCCCTATTTTCCGTTATCTCACGGGGTTCCACGCGTCGATGATCGCTTGATTTTGAGCGGTATCATCTTTGTGCTGCGCACCGGGCTTCGGTGGCGCGACGCCCCGAGGGAATACGGTCCCCACACGACGATCTACAACCGTTTCATCCGCTGGAGCAGGCTCGGCGTGTTTAACCGGATCTTGGCCGAACTGGCTGCCAAACGCGGTAAGCCGGATCAATTGATGATCGACGCTACCCACCTGAAAGCGCACCGTACCGCAGCCAGTCTGCTAAAAAAGGGGATGT TTCCCCGACGTATTGGGGGCACCAAAGGTGGCTTGAATTCCAAGCTACATGCCGTATGCGACGGTCACGGTCGGCCACTCATCCTGCTTCTGAGCGAAGGGCAGATGAGCGATTACAAAGGAGCAGCTAAAATGCTCCACGCCTTTCCCAAAGCAAAAGATCTGTTGGCAGACAAGGGATATGACGCCGACTGGTTTCGAGATGCATTGGCAGAGCGTAAAATCACCGCATGCATTCCATCACGAGCCAACCGTAAGGATGTCATCCCATATGATCCGGTCCTCTATAAACGGCGTCATAAGATCGAAAATATGTTCGGCAGGCTTAAGGACTGGAGAAGAATTCACACCAGATATGACCGATGCGCTCACACCTTCTTCTCAAGCATATGCATCGCTGCTGCCGTTACCGTCCTCCAGATCAACTCTGATTTCAATGTCTTGAAGAATGTTTCAACCATAGCGTTATCGTAG
- a CDS encoding mannose-1-phosphate guanylyltransferase/mannose-6-phosphate isomerase produces MREMLMRPVVLAGGKGTRLWPMSRSQRPKQFLALTGELSLFQMTLKRLSDPNRYSSPIIITNADYRFLVAEQALECGVELSDVILEPMARNTAPAIAAAALIASKDEQTLIHVVASDHNIEINDAYFQAVDTACNAARMGRLATFGITPTEPATGFGYIEAGELEESGACAIKRFVEKPKEEVAREMLAAGGFYWNSGMFLFRSDVFLDECRRYAPAVYEAAEASVATAQRDLDFVRLNSAEFEKAPDISVDYAIFEKTKLASVVPSPIHWSDLGSWDAVWKESKQDPSGNVARGPVSLHNTNNSLVLSEGVHVAVNGVDDLTIVASEDALYVGKLSEAQGVGTIVKALMKQPATAKLAEEHRTIYRPWGGYTHLLSGDRLQVKRLFIKPGKQLSLQKHHHRSEHWVVVRGVAEIVIDDKSLFLSENESTYISQGAIHRVSNPGKILLELIEVQTGAYLGEDDIVRFEDDFGRV; encoded by the coding sequence GTGCGTGAAATGTTGATGAGACCAGTAGTTTTGGCCGGCGGAAAAGGTACGAGATTGTGGCCGATGTCGCGCTCGCAACGCCCAAAACAGTTTCTGGCTCTGACTGGCGAACTCAGCCTCTTTCAGATGACTTTGAAACGATTGTCGGACCCGAATCGCTATTCCTCGCCGATTATCATAACAAACGCTGACTATCGGTTTCTGGTGGCGGAACAGGCATTAGAATGTGGTGTCGAACTTTCGGATGTCATTCTGGAGCCCATGGCTCGTAACACGGCACCGGCGATCGCCGCTGCGGCTTTGATCGCTTCCAAGGATGAGCAGACCCTTATTCATGTTGTGGCATCTGATCACAATATTGAAATAAACGATGCATATTTTCAAGCTGTGGATACGGCCTGCAATGCTGCTCGTATGGGACGTCTTGCCACTTTTGGCATTACGCCAACGGAACCAGCGACCGGTTTTGGTTACATCGAAGCAGGCGAGTTGGAAGAAAGTGGAGCTTGTGCGATTAAGCGCTTTGTGGAAAAACCGAAGGAAGAAGTTGCGCGCGAAATGCTTGCTGCAGGCGGCTTCTACTGGAACTCGGGGATGTTTTTGTTCCGTTCGGACGTTTTTCTCGACGAATGCAGGCGTTACGCACCAGCAGTATATGAGGCTGCTGAGGCGTCCGTTGCAACTGCACAGCGGGATCTCGATTTTGTGCGTCTGAACAGCGCCGAATTTGAGAAAGCTCCGGATATTTCCGTTGACTATGCGATTTTCGAGAAGACAAAACTCGCTTCTGTTGTTCCGTCACCAATCCACTGGTCGGATCTTGGATCGTGGGATGCTGTCTGGAAGGAAAGCAAACAGGATCCGTCGGGAAATGTTGCTCGCGGACCTGTCAGCCTGCACAACACCAATAATTCGCTGGTCTTGTCTGAAGGCGTTCATGTTGCGGTCAATGGTGTTGACGATCTCACGATTGTGGCCTCGGAAGATGCGCTTTATGTTGGCAAGCTCTCTGAAGCGCAAGGTGTAGGCACGATCGTAAAGGCGCTGATGAAACAACCCGCCACGGCGAAGCTTGCTGAGGAGCATCGGACCATCTATCGCCCTTGGGGCGGCTACACCCATTTGCTTTCGGGTGATCGGCTTCAGGTAAAGCGTCTGTTCATCAAGCCGGGCAAACAGCTCTCGCTACAGAAGCATCACCATCGTTCAGAGCATTGGGTGGTTGTTCGGGGCGTGGCCGAAATCGTGATCGATGATAAGAGCCTTTTCCTGTCGGAGAACGAATCGACATATATTTCTCAAGGTGCGATACACCGTGTTTCAAATCCGGGTAAAATTCTGCTCGAACTGATTGAAGTTCAAACTGGAGCTTATCTGGGCGAAGACGATATTGTGCGCTTCGAGGATGATTTCGGACGTGTTTGA
- a CDS encoding sugar ABC transporter ATP-binding protein: protein MTAPRQAGEPALLEAVSLSKSFGPVQVLENINLRVNGGEIHAIIGENGAGKSTLMKILAGNERQTGGEIRIDGKPVSFSSPAAAEARGIVLVHQEILLAPDLTVAQNIYLGRELGGKRGRGLLVDDRSMREGARRAIRDLGAEIDPDAVVATLSIAQRQLVQIARVLLVPHRLVIFDEPTASLTPFETEALLKVIRDIRAKGVAVLYISHRLPEVKEIADRVTVLRDGKLVSSHLASSLQPADMARLMVGRDVAKLYPDRASRYDSAAILEVENFSVPGFVRNASFCLNRGEILGFAGLVGAGRTELMEGIVGLRPAKGELRHDGRLVHFNNAHDSQQAGIVYLSEDRKGKGLLLSKDLGTNLTLASLDRFVRGLQIDRNRERAALDEAIRAFDIRTGRKDILAGQLSGGNQQKLLLAKMMMLTPSIIIIDEPTRGIDVGTKEQIYQFIANLADEGKSIIVVSSEMPELIGICDRIVVMREGQIAGEVSGAGMTEHEIVALATGVGANEAA from the coding sequence ATGACTGCGCCGCGTCAGGCTGGCGAGCCTGCTCTTCTGGAAGCCGTTTCTCTGTCCAAATCCTTTGGGCCGGTGCAGGTTCTGGAAAATATAAATCTGCGCGTCAACGGTGGTGAAATTCACGCGATCATTGGTGAAAATGGCGCGGGTAAATCCACGCTCATGAAAATTCTGGCCGGTAACGAACGCCAGACGGGCGGAGAAATCCGTATTGATGGCAAGCCGGTTTCCTTTTCCAGCCCGGCAGCAGCAGAGGCACGAGGCATCGTGCTGGTGCATCAGGAAATCCTGCTTGCACCAGACCTGACAGTTGCGCAGAACATATATCTCGGTCGTGAACTTGGGGGTAAGCGGGGACGCGGACTACTGGTCGATGATCGGTCGATGCGCGAGGGCGCGCGCAGGGCTATCCGTGATCTCGGCGCTGAAATAGACCCGGATGCCGTGGTTGCGACGCTATCAATTGCCCAACGCCAGCTTGTGCAGATTGCACGGGTGCTGTTGGTGCCGCATCGCCTCGTGATCTTCGATGAGCCGACGGCTTCGCTCACGCCTTTCGAGACGGAAGCCCTTCTGAAAGTCATCCGTGATATTCGAGCCAAGGGCGTTGCGGTTCTCTATATTTCGCATCGGCTGCCGGAAGTGAAGGAGATAGCCGACCGTGTGACTGTTCTGCGTGACGGCAAGCTGGTTTCCAGCCATTTGGCATCCTCTTTGCAGCCGGCTGATATGGCGCGGCTGATGGTTGGGCGCGATGTCGCCAAGCTCTATCCCGATCGCGCAAGCCGGTATGACAGCGCCGCTATTCTGGAAGTAGAAAACTTCAGTGTGCCGGGCTTCGTGCGCAATGCAAGTTTTTGTCTGAACCGTGGCGAGATACTTGGCTTTGCCGGTCTGGTTGGTGCGGGCCGAACGGAGCTTATGGAAGGAATCGTCGGTTTGCGCCCAGCCAAGGGAGAATTGCGCCATGATGGTAGGCTGGTGCACTTCAACAATGCACATGACAGCCAGCAGGCGGGCATCGTTTATCTGAGCGAAGACCGTAAAGGCAAAGGGCTGCTCCTGTCGAAAGATCTCGGCACCAATCTCACCCTGGCTTCACTTGACAGGTTCGTGCGCGGCCTCCAGATCGACCGCAACCGCGAACGTGCGGCGTTGGATGAGGCGATCCGTGCATTCGACATACGCACGGGCCGTAAGGATATCCTGGCCGGTCAGCTTTCAGGCGGCAACCAGCAGAAACTGCTTCTTGCCAAAATGATGATGCTTACCCCGTCCATCATCATCATAGACGAGCCGACGCGAGGCATCGATGTCGGCACGAAGGAGCAGATTTATCAGTTCATTGCCAACCTGGCGGATGAAGGAAAATCCATCATTGTTGTATCGTCCGAAATGCCGGAACTGATCGGTATTTGCGACCGTATCGTGGTGATGCGGGAGGGGCAAATTGCCGGGGAGGTGAGCGGCGCAGGCATGACGGAACATGAAATTGTGGCGCTCGCCACCGGCGTTGGCGCCAACGAGGCTGCATGA